The sequence below is a genomic window from Eleginops maclovinus isolate JMC-PN-2008 ecotype Puerto Natales chromosome 20, JC_Emac_rtc_rv5, whole genome shotgun sequence.
tctatcttttttttccagactcTGAAGGTGAGCGACCATTACCCAGTGGAGGTGAGGCTGAAGTCCCTCAACAGctctgatgatgaggaggaggaggaggaggagaggatggtAACCTGCACAGTTATACTTACTATTATGTCCCtttaatactactactgataataatAGGGATACAATCTTTATTAAGCTGaggtcttttgttttttgtgaataaaacaaCTTGCTAAAACTAGCTTgaaatctctgtgtgtttgggtgCCCCGCCTCTATCAGGGGATCTATGGAAGGTGTAAACCAAATACAGCAGATAAAATGCTAAACCTTATCCAATAagagcaggacacacacatataacctccaccacagacacacaatgcAATGTTAAAAAGGGTTTTCTGTCTTACACACACTTTTGACAGGATTTTCAAACATAATGTTTACAGACACGACTTCAGTGGACGTCACACGTTTCAGATTCATTTGATTATTGTACATTTCCGGatgtgtccctgagcaaggcactggtcCTAACaataggatgggttaaatgctgaatgtacatttcccccctgtgggaccagtaagggcaTATTATATTTTCCATGGACACaatgaatgaatatatatatatatatatatatatctatatatatatatatatagatatatagatatatatatatctatagataTAAGGGGGGCttaacacatacattttaatatgctaacaaataaataaatgacctaGCGTTGTTGAGACAATTGTTGCTTCTTTTAAGtacctgccacacacacacacgcacgcacacacacacacacacacacacacacacacacacacacacacacacacacacacacacacacacacacacacacacacacacacacacacacacatgcacaacttTGGATAATAACGCCATTTTCTCATTTGCTGTTTTGGACTTTTTGTGTTTCAAACCTGCTGTATTTACATTCTGGGAACAATTCCAGCTTtcatttctctgtgtcttttattggtccttttactttcatttcttcTGTTCTGTTTCTTCTGTAAATACTGCATGTCttctttttattgcactttcTAACCTcttatgtttaatattttatctGATCCTttatttgtgatcatttttgaCCAACTGTCCCGGAAATCTATTTCTCCCGGGattattaaatatttggatTCTGAATTTACTTCATGAGTCGTTATTTCTCCACCAGAAAGTGAAGAGTTTTCCAACAACATGGAACTGTGTATTTCAAACCCACCCTGGCTGCAGCGCTCACCtggtttctctctgcaggtgtgaTACCCCAGTTTCCCCCGACTCCTTCTCGGACGAGgatctgctggagctgcagagaggaaaccTGATGCTGGAGAGGGAGAAGCTCAGCCTGGAGATCCAGATCCTCCGCATGAAGGTGGCGAAGATGACCGGCGGGGACAAGAATTAAACAATGACCTTCTGAAACCACACGTTACCTTCAGAACCAGTTCCACCCTGACTGTACCTCCAGGCTCTACACTGGTCtgctttctctcccacactctgactgaaacgcctccattgacCTCCTCAGTGAAATACATCAATAATgacacattgcacgtgataggctaaggggcgggacatcactaagtggttgaccaatcacaacagagctgaccaACCTCtattcattttaagaaattatatttttttatatgcttttgaaatacataattgaaTCTTTTATGACTGCAAACAAAAGGTATCTttactgaaaatatatatattttttaagatgCTTGCTCTCGCCTTGAGGTGATGTTGTAAAgcttttatatattctttaataaataacaatcaTTGCAGAAAATCTGTGTATTTACCGAGCCGTTACTgagctgttgtgtttatttaccGAGCTGTTGATGTTTCTTTACTGAGCTGTTGATGTTTATTTACCGAGCCgttgatgtgtttatttactgagctgttgatgtgtttatttactgagCCGTTGATGTTTATTTACCGAGCCGTTGATATGTTTCTTTACCGAGCTGTTGATATGTTTCTTTACCGAGCCGTTGATATGTTTCTTTACTGAGCTGTTGATGTGTTTCTTTACTGAGCCGTTGATATGTTTATTTACTGAGCCGTTGATATGTTTCTTTACTGAGctgttgatgtgtttatttactgagCCGTTGATATGTTTATTTACTGAGCCGTTGATATGTTTATTTACTGAGCTGTTGATGTGTTTCTTTACCGAGCCGTTGATATGTTTATTTACTGAGCCgttgatgtgtttatttactgagCTGTTGATAGCTTTGAGTTTTATATTGTCGGTTACTTTGAACACCATGATATCCAACACACCACAAATGGAAATGACAGGCAGTAGTTATTACAAAACCTTTATTAGTATCTCCCTCTTTACAATACAACAaacatcaaaagaaaacaacttggtggtgatgtgtgtgtttctggtttAGTTTCATATGGACACAAAATACGGTAGAAATCTGAATGTTCCCCCAACATTTCTAAACTGTATGTGAAGATGTTGGTCAGTGTGTGACAGAGTTAAGATGTGTGTACTGCGAGTCAATGAATCCTGTACATGTTCACTGGTTAGAGCAGGTCTTTAGTTTATTGGGGTTGGTGAGTAACATAGCAAGTGGAGTCTTCTCAGCGGGCGAACACACATCCCAGACACACAGCGCGACACcgggagcacacacacacacacatcgtcaTCAGATCCACATCTTATTTCTTGCCGGATTTCTTGATGCCAGTGCCGCCTGCAGGGAGAAAAGAACAGGAAATGAGATTCATGTACGGACAAACGGGGCAGCAGCGCCTCAGGGTACGCTCGAATGGTCAGTTTAATTTAGGAcctcagtggccgccatgataagagctgttggaattctctagatgaGAGGTAAGGAGCTCTGAagcttcctttataacctcctttaggaaacactggaccttcctttacgaaaggaaaggagaacatgCTGGGGGAcagcataagtttcactttgcttttttatttcaattccaacatTGGTCCTGAAGAgcatccctctctctgttgtcctcgttcataaagcagaaacagcaccatcagagagcacggtgcagaggagaggctctcagtagctttagaggagctgtagttccccacagcagacgctcaTTAATGACGTCCTTCATCATCAATACGTGGAACAGTGTCGGtcagtcggattctcaaagcaccgctgTCTCTTTTCCCAAGTCCTTctgaattctcctatccactattccttaaccccgtgacgtttcacacagaggtcaaggaatagtagataggaggatacgataggagctgattttttttgacaattcgaccgtaccctAAGTCTGTAGGGGACTTTGCCTTGGGaccaaagggtcgccggttcacgcCCCAATCGGACCGTAAAACATGGAGTGGACTCGTAGCTGGAGAGGTACACTTCACTTCCCGGGtccttttgattttgatttagaATCTTAATATGAAAAATAGCTCATAGGTATAATAACTTCAAAATGACACTTCATTAAGACTGAGTAGCGCTATAAATCTGGGGATATGATTTGCATATTGACACAGGTGTGTTAGATGTGCATTTTAGGAAAATGGACTTATGTAAATGACTCCATAGCATCTACTTTTCTTccaacaacatttctttttgttcaaTCTGAGCCGGTCTGACAGAAATCTATGCATGCAAACTACCAAATAAAATATCAGCTTTTCTAGAAACTAATAAGGATCACCAaacttaaaacaatattttggtATATCTAAAAAAGAGTTTGGATAGTGTACACTCTACAGTAGTAGTCCCGTTGACCCCTGGCATTAAGCATCAACtccttaaatgtgtttgtggcaTGTTAGTATTGAGataaataagaaacaaatgAACTGCATTAATGCGTTTCTGGTCTTACACATCGGTCCTTTTCCTGAAGCTTTGGCCTTCAATGCTTCCAACGCCTTCTGCTCCCCCTTCTGCTTCTGCTTGAAGGCAACTTcctcctgcacacaaacacagtttacaataaattaaataaagccGTTTCATGACATCACCTCTAGTTTCTCTGCACATGTTCTTCTTGTGTTGCGTATCTCCATCTCCAGTCTCATTTGTCCCTGTTTACATTCAGCCTCATGTGTTATGCTAATACTGCCACTACGCTTGGGGCGTTACCCCAGCCTGCATTTCAGCAATGCGGCAGGGCAAGGAGTCCCCAGGAGACTTCTTTCACTGTCGCACTGCTCGAGCATCTTTCACCACTCTTCCAATATTGCGGTGTATGAAAAATCCATATCATACGGTTTAAGGTTCACGGTATGAAACGGTATACCTCCCAGCACTATATCGGCATCAAATATCAGATAGCAATACAAATCTAATTTCCActccaaaaataaatgcacattacattacagaaaTATGCATTAATGAAAAATCATAGTATAGTCCAAGTGGATACTCACATCATCCATTTCCTTGTTCTGTTTCTTGGGCGCCTTCAGGGGCTTCTTTTTGCCTCCTGTAGACAAAAGACAATACAAGTTATAAAAGCTGAATAACAAATAGATATGGAACTCCTCTTTTAAATCTGAAACTGCTTTACTTTGCTCATCAGAAAGGATTGTCTGCTTGTTAACTTAACATAGAGGTAGGACCTGCTTTTTAACATACCATGAAATCAGCCTTAAAATATCGCGAGATTTAATTTTTTGCCCGTTGCTAACAAAATAAGAAATGGGGGAAAATACACTTAATACTTGGTTAAATTAACCAATCCAAGAAGATTTATAAGGCCGAGTGTTACAGACGATGGCATTGATTATAATAATCTCTAAATACATCGTGTAATCAATGTATTCGCTTCCTAACAAGTAGAACCATATTAAAGTGTCAGACTTTGAATGTGGTTTTGTGAAAGAAAGGCTTCATAACTGACGCGCTCGCGAGAGTTCCACATTTCAGATGTAAAGTAAGATTTTAACACAATAAGAAAAGAGTCCACTTAATATTTGGTTTAAATGAGCTATTCGAACCTCCTTTTTGAGCCGAATGTTGTAGACAACCGTAGTGGTTCTAAAACGACCTAAATACatcttttgtttaatgtataatCTTCCTAACAAACACATAATAATTACTGCGGCAGATTTTCAGCGTGGTTTGGTGAAAGAAATGACGTCATTGGACTCATGCTCTCGTTAGCATGTTAAGCTAATCCACCCAGTAAAACACGCTGCCTGCTGACAGAAACACATAGATAAATATTTTATGACTATCAGATAAAATCAGGTCTCACCTTCTCTTCCGGACATTTTTAAACCTCTTCGCAGTAGTTTTTAAGGAAAGAGAAACTGGTTTTATGTTCTTCTGCCAGTTGTGAATACGCGCTAGCAAGACCCCAAAGTGAACTATAAACTGGAAGTTGAAGGACCGTTATGCGCCTGAACGAAAATCCGACCTCACCAGCGCCAACCGTTGAAGCAGATTTTGGAAATGGTCGTAGTGGCCgaacggtggtactacaactccAGTGACGTCATTGTGGCCAAAAAAATCCTCTTTCcaattgacttacattggggaAAGAGACGTCTTTAAATCGGcgttaatttctttttttaactaaataaaacaccCAGCACGAACTCTGATATAGTCCTTATTTAAACCATCAGGGTGTCAAAGTTCACAAATTCGcaaaaagctgaatccagagttattttacctctccattcatttgactgagccgagagcgggagatccggggcggggcttaagggaaaCTCAAGTGCGCATGCTCCATAATCAAAAGCACCCGGATGATGATGGTACATTTCGGGCTTCAAGCGCCACTGAGCAACTGTCATTGGAATGAACGGGATTGCTCTTTATAGCTAACGAATTAGCCCAAAGAAACTGCGTCCTTGTGCCATGCATGCTCTCACAACACTGGGGGAAACAGGTATACATGTTCTACATCCTTGCAATCTGAGTGAAACTATAACATCTTATGTTTATAATACTTTAAAGTGAGTTTACCGGTAACTGGTAACAACGTGGAGCTAAAGGCTAGCTGGGGATGAAGCAGGAAATAAACAGAAGTGACAGATAACCTTGGAGGAAAAATGCTATTATAGCTCTCTTAATTATGTTACACCCTTTAAACTTCATTATATTAAGTATGGGTggttattgatttgatttatcaGTCAGTTCTAGGAGTTTGATGATGAAGTCTCTCATCATGTTTTGAGTGCAAAATGCTTATTAATCAGGTTTTCTCTTTTAGTTAAATGTGAATAAGAAGTTGGCTATTTGTGGAATTAAAAGGTCTTTCTGCCACATGTATACTTGGAACCTTACACCAACCAAATATCCTAAAATCTAAACTGATGTAACCCTTAAATGCtcacaaaacatatatttaataattaaaaatgtgtttaaaatatgtagGATAAAGGAAACACATGCTTATGACAAAGGGGAAATAATGGTACAAATTGAATGGATTTCAGAGAAGAATGACATGTTTAGAAGTCCTTAAACATTTAGATGGGtaaatgataaacaatataaatcaaatactgaataaatgtatgatatttcaatgttttttcacAGGTTCATGTTCCAGATTATGTTCAGTAGCAGTGAAAGGAAAGCTTTGACAGTTTTCAAGCTGCACTCCTGACTGCTGCAATGAGGTAATTCTACACAATATGGTCCGTTAGAAAAAGAGCAGACTTTTCTGTTGGCTGACTCTAATGATTAACCACATTATCTTTACTGTTTCAGGTACAGAGGAGCCCAGATCTGTCTCCGGGCTCATGGTTCCCGCTGTCTGTCCCGCCTTGTCCTGCCCAGCAGAATCAGTCTGATCCGGACCTACAGCGCTCAGCATCAGCCGGGCTCCCCTCCACCTACTAACCACACCCCTCCTGATGGGAAGGGTAGCTCTGAGGTGGTGAAGGAGCGTGCCCTTGCTGCACTACAGGTACAAAATAAGCAACTTTCCAGACCAAATAAACACACCATTTTGatctgaatctgaaataaacgcaaagctaaattaaaacctctttctctcttctctccgtcCTCCAGCATGCAGGTGAGTTGGGTCGTCagtggggtcagaggtcagctcAGGCCGCCAGCGCCTCCCTGAACTACTGGTGGGAACGATACGAGGAGTTTGTCGGGCTCAACGAGGTCCGATCGGCCCAGACCCGAGTCAATGAGGTCAGTATGGAGCTTAAAAGGTGGAAATCCAGACCctgatgtgtgtttacagtagTAAACACTCGATGATCTGCACAGTTTGCACGTCTCATTGCTGCCCGGTGTTATAGAGCTATTGTACGAGCTTTAGCCCAAAGCTACTGTGGTGTTATAACCTGACTTTACAACACGTGTGTTTCTTCCAGGCGGAGTCAGCGTTCATGGTGGCCAGGGGGATGGTGCGCGAGGCTCACGGCAGCCTAGAGGCGCTGCAGGTCCGTCTGAAGGAGGTCAGAGACCGGCTGGACCGGGTCTCCAGGGAGGAGGCGCACTACCTGGAGCTCGCCACGCAGGAGCACAGACTGCTGCAGGTGAGCTGAATGTGTGAATCAACACAGGTGCAGAGAAACCAGAAAGGAATGCTACATAAAtgccaacatttttatttattcctgacATTGATTGGTGTAGATATTACTGTTTGTCTGGTAGCTAGATCTGCTAAATAATGTCCTTGAATATGTAATGGTTTTTAAGCTTGTTaataatgccccccccccctgtctaGGAGGAGCGTCGCCTCCGGATAGCGTACGAGAATGCTGAGGAGTCGGAGCGGGAAAAGTTTGCCTTGTTCTCAGCGGGCGTCCGGGCGAGCCACGAGAAGGAGAGAACGAGAGCGGAGCGAACCAAGAACTGGTCCATCATCGGGTCGGTGCTCGGGGCGCTGATCGGGGTCATGGGGTCAACGTATGTCAACCGAGTCCGCCTGCAGGTGAGAAGACTATTTGGGGAAACTGATTGCTGCATATCTAGTAAAGTACATCTCAAGGTCAGTTATCTTTGGTTTCCACTGACTCTTCCTCTCCACTCGCCTGCAGGAGCTGAAGAACCTGCTGCTTGAGGCGCAGAAAGGTCCGGAGAGTCTGCAGGAGGCCCTCGTAGTCCAGGCAGGGAATCACCGCCTGCAGCAGGACGAGCTCCGGTCGCTCATCGACAGCCTGAGACTCGCTCTGAGCGACGTCTTCACCCAGCGGGACGTCGTCCTCCTGCAGGACAACAGGCCCCCGACCTCAGACTCACCCTCCATGCCTCTCTCGGCCCTAAAGgagctcaacatcagcagccaGAAGACCGAGACACTGCTGGAGTCTCTGGAGCCTCGACTGGGACACCTGGAGGAAGGACTGGGGAGGGTGGAGGGGGAGATGTCTGTGGTGAGGAGGCTGCTGGAGACGACACCACAGGCAGAATCACAGACCGAAAGACAGCCGCTGTCAGACACATTAAagaaagcagagcaggaggagcGGTGGGAGTCGGAGGCGCTGGTGAGGCGTCTGGAGGAGACCCAGAGGACGCTGGGAGAACGCATCAGGACAAACAAT
It includes:
- the tma7 gene encoding translation machinery-associated protein 7, which produces MSGREGGKKKPLKAPKKQNKEMDDEEVAFKQKQKGEQKALEALKAKASGKGPMCGTGIKKSGKK
- the ccdc51 gene encoding LOW QUALITY PROTEIN: mitochondrial potassium channel (The sequence of the model RefSeq protein was modified relative to this genomic sequence to represent the inferred CDS: inserted 1 base in 1 codon), with the protein product MRYRGAQICLRAHGSRCLSRLVLPSRISLIRTYSAQHQPGSPPPTNHTPPDGKGSSEVVKERALAALQHAGELGRQWGQRSAQAASASLNYWWERYEEFVGLNEVRSAQTRVNEAESAFMVARGMVREAHGSLEALQVRLKEVRDRLDRVSREEAHYLELATQEHRLLQEERRLRIAYENAEESEREKFALFSAGVRASHEKERTRAERTKNWSIIGSVLGALIGVMGSTYVNRVRLQELKNLLLEAQKGPESLQEALVVQAGNHRLQQDELRSLIDSLRLALSDVFTQRDVVLLQDNRPPTSDSPSMPLSALKELNISSQKTETLLESLEPRLGHLEEGLGRVEGEMSVVRRLLETTPQAESQTERQPLSDTLKKAEQEERWESEALVRRLEETQRTLGERIRTNNVYNAVFTYTAXAITVSAVYLLLRGAA